The sequence CCTCCTCGGCCACCAGGAAGTAGCGGCGCGAGTTCTGCTGCGCCACGAAGTAGAGCAGCGCGAAGGTGAGAGCGAGGAAGGCCAGGAGGATCGCCAGGCTCTTGAGGCGCTGCCCCCAGCCGCTGCTCCCACCCCCGGACTCCGAAACGCCAGTCTCCTCGTCGTACATACCTCTGGATTACTCCCGGCCCTTTCCCAAGTAAAGGACCGGGCCTCTTCCTAGCGAGCCACGACGACCTGGTTGCGCCCTCCCTCCTTGGCCTCGTAGAGCGCCTTATCGGCGCGGCGGATGAGGGCCGCGGCGTCGTCGCCCGCCCCCGAGGCCTGGGCCACGCCCGCGCTCACCGTCAGGCGCAGCGCCCCCCGCTCCGTCTCGATGGGGGTCTCCGCGACCCGCTGCCGGATCCGATCCGCGACCCGCCAGCCGCCCTCCCGGTCGGTGTTGGGGAGGAGGAGGATGAACTCCTCTCCGCCGTAGCGCACGACCACGTCGATCTCCCGGACGAGGTCGCTGGTGATCCGCACGACGGCGCGCAGCACCTCGTCCCCCACGGGGTGCCCGTGGGTGTCGTTGACCTGCTTGAAGTGGTCGATGTCGAGCATGATCAGCGAGAGGGGCTGATCGTAGCGCAGCGCCCGATCCATCTCGGCGGGGAAGCGCTCGGAGAGGTACTGGCGATTGTAGGCGAGGGTCAGGGCGTCGGTGACGGCGAGCCGGTAGAGGCGCGCATTCTCCAGGTCGCGCACCACCGAGGAGGCGAGGAACTCCATCATCGACTCGTGCTCGGCCGTGAAGGCCTCCGCGTCCTGGCTGGAGGCGGTGATGACACCGATGACCCTCCCCGCCGCCTCGAGGGGCACGCAGACCATGCCCCGCTGGGCCCGGCCGAGGCCGAGATCCTTGAAGCGCGGATCGACCGGGGCGTCCCCCACCCGCGCCGACTCCCCCTTCTCGGCCACCCAGCCGGCGATGCCCTCGCCGCGCCGGAAGCCGATCTTCTGGACCTCGTCGTCGGTGAAGCCGTGGGCGGCCCGACAGAGGAGCGCCTCGCCGGACTGATCGAAGAGCAGCACCGAGGCGGTCTCGACCTGCGCGACCTTCGCGGCAGCCTCCGCGATGTCCTCGAGCGCGGACTCGAGGGACTCACCCTGGTTCAGCCGCCGGGAGACCTCGTAGAGGATCCGGAAGACCTCGCGCCGTGAGGAGCGATCAGTCGTGGCGAGCCTCCTTCTTCAGGACCCCGATGAAGGGGAGGTTGCGATAGCGCTCGGCGAAGTCCAGCCCGTACCCGACCACGAAGGCGTCGGGGATGGTGAAGCCGAGGAAGTCGATCTCGATCTTGTGGATCGCGCGGGAGGGCTTCTCGAGGAGGCTGCAGACCTTCAGGCTGGTGGGGTGCCGCGACTTCAGGTTGTCCAGCAGGTACTCCATCGTCAGCCCGGTATCGACGATGTCCTCGACCACCAGCACGTGGCGACCCTCGATGGGCTTGGAGAGGTCCTGGGTGATCCGCACCACGCCGGAGGACTTCGTCGAGTCGCCGTAGGAGGAGACGCCGATGAAGTCGATCGCCAGCGGGAGATCGATGTGGCGGGCGATGTCCGCCGCGAAGACGAACGAGCCCTTCAAGATCACGATCAGGGTGAGGGGTTGGCCCTGGTAGGTCTCGGTGATCTCCTTGCCCAGCTCCGCGAGGCGCTCCCGGATCTGCTCCTCGGTGATCATGGACTCGACGTCCTGGCTCAGTCGCTCGAGGGTCATGGCTGCTCCTTCTCTCTTCAGAACTCTGCGTTGTTCATCAGCTCGCCGAAGCCACCGCCGCCCGGCACGATGTACTGGCGATCGTCGAGGCCCCGCTCCTCGTCCCAGCGCTCGCCGGGCCGGCAGGCCAGCACGTCCTCCGGCGAGAGCCCGCGGTCGAGGCGCAGGGCGTAGATCGGCACCTCCGGGTGGAGGCCGGTGATCTTCTTCAGGTACTCCGGCGTGACGATGAGGTGCAGGGCGACCAGCCCTCTGGGCGTGCCCTCGACCTCGTTCTGGTAGATGTCGATCGCCCGCGCCATCGAGCCGCCGGTGGCGGCCATGGGATCCGGGAAAAGCACCATCGCCCCCTCGACCCCGCCGCCGATCTTCGAGCCGTGGACGCTGGTGCCGGTCACCTGCCCCTTCTCGTCGGTGACGCGGTTCATCACCACGTGGTCCTGCCGGATCAGCTCCGGGTCGATCACGGTGTGCAGCACGTCGAAGGCGACCTGCGAGGGAAGGGTCCCGGCTCGGGCGACGTTCACGGTGATCGTGCGGGTGCGCCGGTCGATGATCTCGTGGCGCAGCACCGCCCGCGGCTCCGAGGCCGCCATCCGGGTGGGCCAGTCGATCCGGGTGCGGGGGAACTCCTTCACCAGCGCCGCGCGCACCAGGCCCTCGTAGCAGGCGGAGATCAGCCGGTTCATCTCGGGCTGCACCGTCTCGGGCACGCAGGCCCGGGCCAGGAGGGAGCGCAGGTAGGGGTCGGCCAGGATGTGCACCTGGCTTCCGTAGGCGTGATCTTCCTCGGCGAGGATGCAGGGCGGGTTCAAGAGTCCTCCTTCAGGCCCAGGGTACCCTGGGCGTCGTCGTGGCGTGGGGTCGCGGTGGCCCCGGCGGGGTCGAAGCAGGCCCGGCAGCGGGCCTCGTAGGCATCGGAGGCGCCGACCACCACCCGGTGCTTGTCGGCCACCAGGCGCTGGGAGCGGCCGGCCGGCTTGCCGCAGACCACGCAGATGGCGAGCTGCTTGGTGACGTACTCGGCCACCGCCAGGATGGCGGGCATCGGGTCGAAGGGCACGCCCCGGTAGTCCTGGTCGAGGCCGGCGACGATCACCCGGATGCCCCGGCCGGCGATCTGCTCGCAGACCTCGAGGAGCTCGGGCCCGAAGAACTGGGCCTCGTCGATGGCCACCACCTGCACGCCCTCCTCGAGCTTGCTCAGGATGGCCTCGGCGTCCTCGACGGGGGTCGACTCGATGGAGAGCTGGTTGTGGGAGACCACCTTCCGCTCGTGGTAGCGGACGTCGATGGCCGGCTTGAAGATCTGGAGCTTCAGTCGAGCGATCTGCGCGCGGGTGACCCGCCGGATGAGCTCCTCGGTCTTCCCCGAGAACATCGGTCCACAGATCACCTCGATCCAGCCCGTGTCGCCTCGCTCGGGGTGCATGGCGCCGCTTGATTCCAGGGCTCCGGACCGGTGTCAACCCGGCCGTTCGGACGCGGGGGCCGCGGGGAGCGGCCTTGGGCCTCCCGAAGTCAGCGGAAACGCAGGTAGGAGGCCAATAGCTCCCGAACGAGGGCGGTCAGGGAGAGGCCGTGCTTCTCTGCCATCTCCTTGAGGATCTCGTAGTCCGAGGTCTTCAGGCGCAGCGGCACGACCATGGTCGATCCGCTGGTGGCCTCCCGCTCGCCGTCCGGATCCACCTCCAGTCCGTCGGCGTCGGGGACCTCGCTGGCGTCCTCGTCCTCGTCCGCCTCCTCCACCGGCAGGGGCGCCCCCTCGGTGAGCAGCCGGCGCCGCTCGGCCTCCAG is a genomic window of Deltaproteobacteria bacterium containing:
- a CDS encoding uracil phosphoribosyltransferase — protein: MNPPCILAEEDHAYGSQVHILADPYLRSLLARACVPETVQPEMNRLISACYEGLVRAALVKEFPRTRIDWPTRMAASEPRAVLRHEIIDRRTRTITVNVARAGTLPSQVAFDVLHTVIDPELIRQDHVVMNRVTDEKGQVTGTSVHGSKIGGGVEGAMVLFPDPMAATGGSMARAIDIYQNEVEGTPRGLVALHLIVTPEYLKKITGLHPEVPIYALRLDRGLSPEDVLACRPGERWDEERGLDDRQYIVPGGGGFGELMNNAEF
- the hpt gene encoding hypoxanthine phosphoribosyltransferase, with the translated sequence MTLERLSQDVESMITEEQIRERLAELGKEITETYQGQPLTLIVILKGSFVFAADIARHIDLPLAIDFIGVSSYGDSTKSSGVVRITQDLSKPIEGRHVLVVEDIVDTGLTMEYLLDNLKSRHPTSLKVCSLLEKPSRAIHKIEIDFLGFTIPDAFVVGYGLDFAERYRNLPFIGVLKKEARHD
- a CDS encoding sensor domain-containing diguanylate cyclase; the protein is MNQGESLESALEDIAEAAAKVAQVETASVLLFDQSGEALLCRAAHGFTDDEVQKIGFRRGEGIAGWVAEKGESARVGDAPVDPRFKDLGLGRAQRGMVCVPLEAAGRVIGVITASSQDAEAFTAEHESMMEFLASSVVRDLENARLYRLAVTDALTLAYNRQYLSERFPAEMDRALRYDQPLSLIMLDIDHFKQVNDTHGHPVGDEVLRAVVRITSDLVREIDVVVRYGGEEFILLLPNTDREGGWRVADRIRQRVAETPIETERGALRLTVSAGVAQASGAGDDAAALIRRADKALYEAKEGGRNQVVVAR
- a CDS encoding thymidine kinase, with translation MHPERGDTGWIEVICGPMFSGKTEELIRRVTRAQIARLKLQIFKPAIDVRYHERKVVSHNQLSIESTPVEDAEAILSKLEEGVQVVAIDEAQFFGPELLEVCEQIAGRGIRVIVAGLDQDYRGVPFDPMPAILAVAEYVTKQLAICVVCGKPAGRSQRLVADKHRVVVGASDAYEARCRACFDPAGATATPRHDDAQGTLGLKEDS